A window of the Sporosarcina sp. FSL K6-2383 genome harbors these coding sequences:
- a CDS encoding bifunctional aldolase/short-chain dehydrogenase translates to MANNLWNENQARKLEKGLPELVYRSNLLGTDRTVCNWGGGNTSMKAIEKDFRGRDVEVMWVKGSGSDLATMGAENFTGVRMEDIAPLIERSEMNDEDMVEYLGHSMINSKHPRPSIETLLHAFLPYKHVDHTHPDSIISLCCAHNGKEIAKEIFGNRFVWVPYVRPGFSLSKMIAEGVKENPNAELVLMEKHGLVTWGDTSEECYEKTLSVINEAEKYINDCSNDEQVFGGRKYLAFSKEERRKLLARIMPVIRGAVSDEKKMILTFDDSADILQFVNSHDASELSQVGAACPDHLVHTKRTPLYIDWNVAKDNIEGLIEQVKSGVEEFKNEYKAYFERNKHEGDRIFESAPRVILIPGIGMVNTGRSLAMANGSGGLYHRAIAVMKGATSLGEFVSLSENESYNIEYWPLELYKLSLAPPEVEFSRKVIFITGGAGGIGSESARRFVSEGAHVVLADLNEEGVQKVADEINSHYGEGRAVAIKMDVTSESQVKSAFDFSALTYGGVDSVVNNAGLATSSPFEETTLHEWNLNMDVLGTGYFLVAREAFRQMKTQAIGGNMVFVGSKNSVYAGRNAAAYSSVKALEVHLARCIAAEGGEYGIRVNSILPDAVLQGSAIWGSSWREERAAAYGIEPSELEEHYKNRTTLLVNIYPSDIAESIAFFASSKSDKTTGCMITVDGGVPAAFTR, encoded by the coding sequence ATGGCGAATAATTTATGGAACGAAAATCAAGCAAGGAAACTTGAAAAAGGATTACCGGAATTAGTGTATCGTTCAAATTTATTAGGAACGGATCGCACTGTTTGTAATTGGGGTGGTGGTAATACATCTATGAAAGCGATTGAAAAAGATTTTCGTGGAAGAGATGTAGAAGTTATGTGGGTGAAAGGAAGTGGCTCTGATTTAGCAACAATGGGTGCTGAAAACTTTACAGGGGTGAGAATGGAAGATATAGCTCCATTAATAGAACGCAGTGAAATGAATGATGAAGATATGGTGGAATATTTGGGACACAGTATGATCAATAGCAAACACCCTCGACCTTCTATTGAAACGCTACTTCATGCTTTTTTACCGTATAAGCATGTCGACCATACGCACCCAGACTCGATTATAAGTCTTTGCTGCGCACATAATGGGAAAGAAATAGCTAAAGAGATTTTTGGAAATCGCTTTGTGTGGGTTCCTTATGTCCGCCCAGGGTTCAGCTTATCAAAGATGATTGCTGAAGGTGTAAAAGAAAATCCAAATGCCGAACTCGTGTTAATGGAGAAACACGGTTTAGTTACTTGGGGAGATACTTCAGAAGAGTGCTATGAAAAAACACTTTCTGTAATTAATGAAGCAGAGAAATATATTAATGATTGTAGCAACGATGAACAGGTGTTTGGTGGTCGGAAATACTTAGCGTTCTCCAAGGAGGAACGACGTAAATTATTAGCAAGAATCATGCCAGTTATTCGAGGTGCTGTTAGCGATGAAAAGAAAATGATTCTTACTTTTGATGATTCTGCTGACATCTTGCAATTTGTAAATAGTCATGATGCATCCGAATTATCTCAAGTTGGTGCTGCATGCCCCGATCATTTAGTCCATACAAAACGTACGCCGCTTTATATTGATTGGAATGTGGCAAAAGATAATATAGAGGGATTAATCGAACAAGTGAAAAGTGGTGTTGAAGAATTTAAGAATGAATATAAAGCCTACTTCGAAAGAAATAAGCATGAAGGAGACCGAATTTTTGAATCTGCTCCGCGTGTGATTTTAATTCCTGGAATTGGAATGGTGAATACGGGCAGAAGTTTAGCGATGGCTAATGGAAGCGGGGGGCTTTATCATCGAGCAATCGCTGTCATGAAGGGGGCTACATCATTAGGGGAGTTTGTATCCCTTAGTGAAAATGAGTCTTACAATATTGAGTATTGGCCATTGGAATTGTATAAGTTGTCGCTTGCACCACCTGAAGTGGAGTTTTCAAGAAAAGTTATTTTCATTACAGGCGGGGCAGGTGGAATCGGGAGTGAATCAGCTCGACGATTTGTTTCGGAAGGGGCTCATGTTGTTTTAGCAGATTTAAATGAAGAGGGCGTGCAAAAAGTTGCCGATGAAATTAACTCGCATTACGGAGAAGGTCGAGCAGTTGCAATAAAAATGGATGTAACGAGTGAAAGCCAAGTGAAATCCGCATTCGACTTTTCTGCTTTAACCTATGGAGGAGTCGACTCAGTTGTAAACAATGCTGGATTGGCAACATCTAGCCCGTTTGAAGAAACGACGTTACACGAATGGAACCTAAATATGGATGTACTTGGGACGGGCTATTTTTTAGTTGCTCGTGAGGCATTCCGTCAAATGAAGACACAAGCTATCGGTGGAAATATGGTTTTTGTAGGGTCGAAAAACTCTGTTTATGCTGGACGAAATGCAGCCGCATACAGTTCAGTAAAAGCGCTTGAAGTACATCTGGCCCGTTGTATTGCTGCAGAAGGCGGGGAATATGGGATTCGGGTGAACTCTATATTACCAGATGCTGTGTTACAAGGCTCTGCCATTTGGGGATCGAGCTGGCGTGAAGAGCGAGCTGCGGCTTATGGAATTGAACCGAGTGAGTTAGAGGAACATTATAAAAACAGAACGACATTATTGGTCAATATTTATCCGAGTGATATTGCTGAGTCTATTGCTTTCTTTGCTTCATCAAAATCAGATAAGACCACAGGTTGTATGATTACAGTGGATGGTGGAGTACCAGCCGCATTTACAAGGTAA
- a CDS encoding sugar ABC transporter ATP-binding protein → MSESEYILELNGITKEFPGVRALDNVHFKLKPGEIHALMGENGAGKSTFIKIITGVHPPNAGEMYLNGEKISFSNPKEAQNMGIAAIYQNVTNYPDLSVTENIFMSHQKVHAKTKRLNWGTMHAEAKRILQQLGSTIDPKMEMQALSVAQQQIIEIAKAISTNAKIIIMDEPTAALTARESEELYKITEKLRDSGTSIIFISHRFEDIYRLASQVTVLRDSKYIGSWQIDEISNDQLIVAMVGREITQVFPDKKGSIGDKLFEVKNLSKMGLFADISFTLHKGEILGMTGLIGAGRTEVCQALFGIAPYDQGEVFLNNKKIEIKQPKQAMKLGIGYLPEDRQLQGLVFDWDIGKNISLPALTKLSKMGWLSNKNEAAIAKRLAEKVDVKAQSIFDLVSSLSGGNQQKVAVAKLLTADLDVIILDEPTKGVDIGAKSAIYEIINDLAAQGYGIIMISSEMPEILGMSDRIIVMRDGRIANTFNKVEATQERILEAALSETTPSKEILKV, encoded by the coding sequence ATGTCTGAATCTGAATATATCCTTGAGTTAAATGGAATCACAAAAGAATTCCCAGGCGTAAGGGCATTAGATAATGTTCACTTCAAATTAAAACCGGGAGAAATACATGCACTTATGGGAGAGAACGGCGCCGGTAAATCTACTTTCATTAAAATTATTACAGGTGTGCATCCGCCAAACGCCGGGGAAATGTATTTAAACGGAGAAAAAATATCTTTTAGCAATCCTAAAGAAGCCCAAAACATGGGGATTGCAGCTATTTATCAAAATGTAACGAACTATCCAGATTTAAGTGTTACTGAAAACATCTTTATGAGTCATCAAAAAGTACATGCAAAAACGAAAAGATTAAATTGGGGTACCATGCATGCCGAAGCAAAAAGAATCTTGCAACAACTTGGATCAACGATTGATCCAAAAATGGAAATGCAAGCGCTAAGTGTTGCCCAACAACAAATTATTGAAATTGCAAAGGCTATATCGACAAATGCCAAAATCATCATCATGGATGAACCGACTGCCGCACTGACAGCAAGGGAAAGCGAAGAACTCTATAAAATCACAGAAAAACTAAGAGATAGTGGAACTTCTATTATCTTCATTTCCCACAGATTCGAAGATATTTACCGGTTAGCGAGTCAAGTAACTGTTTTACGAGATTCAAAATATATTGGATCCTGGCAAATCGATGAAATTTCAAATGACCAACTCATTGTTGCAATGGTTGGGAGGGAAATTACACAAGTATTTCCCGATAAAAAAGGAAGTATTGGGGATAAGTTATTTGAAGTAAAAAACCTATCCAAAATGGGGTTGTTTGCAGACATCTCCTTTACACTTCACAAAGGAGAAATCCTTGGTATGACTGGTCTAATAGGGGCTGGACGGACAGAAGTATGTCAAGCACTCTTCGGCATAGCCCCTTATGATCAAGGTGAAGTTTTTTTAAATAATAAAAAAATTGAAATTAAGCAACCCAAACAGGCAATGAAATTGGGTATCGGTTATTTGCCTGAAGATCGCCAATTACAAGGATTAGTTTTTGATTGGGATATTGGGAAAAACATTTCATTGCCAGCATTAACGAAGCTATCCAAAATGGGCTGGTTAAGTAATAAGAATGAGGCAGCCATCGCAAAAAGACTTGCCGAAAAAGTAGATGTTAAAGCACAATCCATTTTCGATTTGGTCAGTTCTTTATCAGGTGGAAACCAACAAAAAGTGGCTGTTGCGAAATTGTTGACGGCTGATTTAGATGTCATTATTTTGGACGAACCAACAAAAGGTGTAGATATTGGAGCAAAGTCTGCGATTTATGAAATCATAAATGATTTGGCAGCACAGGGGTATGGAATCATTATGATTTCTTCAGAGATGCCGGAAATATTAGGAATGAGCGACCGAATTATCGTCATGCGTGATGGACGAATCGCAAACACTTTCAATAAGGTAGAAGCAACCCAAGAACGTATCCTTGAGGCAGCACTCAGTGAAACGACTCCTTCTAAGGAAATATTAAAAGTATAG